Proteins encoded together in one Vitis vinifera cultivar Pinot Noir 40024 chromosome 4, ASM3070453v1 window:
- the LOC100249991 gene encoding protein PIN-LIKES 3 isoform X5 has protein sequence MGFLSLFVVALVPILKVLLVTGVGLLIALERIDLLGANARRNLNAIVFYVFNPALVSSNLAKTITFSSLVTMWFMPVNILLTFVIGSALGWVLIKITRTPQHLQGLVLGCCSAAICEEEDNPFGDSDCSTNGEAYASLSLAIGAIGIWSYVYTIMRISANKCKKEINLDDSTISIRTSGETLEILSEGCTEALLPSKDCPSSRECSDEVELAHAGSEGKQKVPFLEKIKQQVEILMEKIDLKKVFAPSTIGVIVGFFIGLISPIRKLIIGDSAPLHVIESSAYFVGEAAVPSTTLIMGANLLKGLKGSDVSIVVILGIMAVRYIALPLLGVVVVKAAHHFGLVGSNSLFQFVLMLQYALPPAMSTGTMSQLFEFGQSECSVIMLWTYAVAAFSLTLWSSFFMWLVS, from the exons ATGGGATTCCTGAGTCTTTTTGTTGTGGCACTAGTGCCAATTCTCAAAGTGCTCTTGGTTACCGGCGTTGGTTTGCTCATTGCCTTGGAACGTATTGATCTCTTGGGGGCAAATGCACGGCGTAATCTGAATGCT ATCGTTTTTTATGTATTCAATCCGGCACTCGTATCTAGCAACCTGGCTAAAACAATTACATTTAGCAGTTTGGTTACGAT GTGGTTCATGCCGGTCAATATACTTCTGACTTTTGTCATTGGCTCAGCACTAGGATGGGTACTTATAAAAATCACCAGAACTCCCCAACATCTGCAAGGCCTTGTGCTTGGCTGTTGTTCTGCAG CAATCTGTGAGGAGGAAGACAACCCCTTTGGAGATTCTGACTGCTCTACAAATGGGGAAGCTTATGCTTCCCTTTCTTTGGCG ATAGGTGCTATTGGCATTTGGTCTTATGTGTATACCATTATGAGGATATCTGCAAATAAGtgcaaaaaagaaatcaatttagATGACTCCACAATCAGCATAAGAACGTCTGGAGAAACCCTGGAAATATTATCAGAGGGTTGCACAGAAGCATTGCTTCCTTCAAAGGATTGCCCAAGCTCCAGGGAATGTTCAGATGAAGTTGAACTGGCTCATGCTGGATCTGAGGGAAAACAAAAG GTGCCGTTCCTAGAGAAGATTAAGCAGCAAGTTGAGATACTTATGGAAAAGATTGACCTGAAGAAGGTGTTTGCCCCATCTACTATTGGAGTG ATTGTTGGTTTCTTCATTGGATTAATCTCTCCAATCCGAAAGCTAATTATTGGTGATAGTGCTCCTCTTCATGTGATTGAGAGTTCTGCATATTTTGTGGG GGAGGCAGCAGTCCCATCTACCACCTTGATAATGGGAGCAAACCTTCTTAAAG GTTTAAAAGGGTCAGACGTTAGCATTGTTGTGATTTTAGGGATTATGGCAGTTCGGTATATTGCTTTGCCTCTGTTGGGTGTTGTTGTTGTTAAAGCTGCACATCATTTTGGCCTGGTGGGATCAAATTCATTATTCCAGTTTGTTCTTATGCTTCAATATGCACTTCCACCTGCCATGAGCACTG GTACAATGAGCCAGTTGTTTGAGTTTGGTCAAAGTGAATGTTCGGTTATCATGCTATGGACTTATGCGGTTGCAGCATTCAGTCTGACACTCTGGTCTAGCTTCTTCATGTGGCTTGTATCTTGA
- the LOC100249991 gene encoding protein PIN-LIKES 1 isoform X6, with the protein MGFLSLFVVALVPILKVLLVTGVGLLIALERIDLLGANARRNLNAIVFYVFNPALVSSNLAKTITFSSLVTMWFMPVNILLTFVIGSALGWVLIKITRTPQHLQGLVLGCCSAGNLGNLLLIIIPAICEEEDNPFGDSDCSTNGEAYASLSLAIGAIGIWSYVYTIMRISANKCKKEINLDDSTISIRTSGETLEILSEGCTEALLPSKDCPSSRECSDEVELAHAGSEGKQKVPFLEKIKQQVEILMEKIDLKKVFAPSTIGVIVGFFIGLISPIRKLIIGDSAPLHVIESSAYFVGEAAVPSTTLIMGANLLKGLKGSDVSIVVILGIMAVRYIALPLLGVVVVKAAHHFGLVGSNSLFQFVLMLQYALPPAMSTDGSLVYSGHSCRSLSVQ; encoded by the exons ATGGGATTCCTGAGTCTTTTTGTTGTGGCACTAGTGCCAATTCTCAAAGTGCTCTTGGTTACCGGCGTTGGTTTGCTCATTGCCTTGGAACGTATTGATCTCTTGGGGGCAAATGCACGGCGTAATCTGAATGCT ATCGTTTTTTATGTATTCAATCCGGCACTCGTATCTAGCAACCTGGCTAAAACAATTACATTTAGCAGTTTGGTTACGAT GTGGTTCATGCCGGTCAATATACTTCTGACTTTTGTCATTGGCTCAGCACTAGGATGGGTACTTATAAAAATCACCAGAACTCCCCAACATCTGCAAGGCCTTGTGCTTGGCTGTTGTTCTGCAG GAAATTTGGGGAACTTGCTTCTTATTATCATCCCAGCAATCTGTGAGGAGGAAGACAACCCCTTTGGAGATTCTGACTGCTCTACAAATGGGGAAGCTTATGCTTCCCTTTCTTTGGCG ATAGGTGCTATTGGCATTTGGTCTTATGTGTATACCATTATGAGGATATCTGCAAATAAGtgcaaaaaagaaatcaatttagATGACTCCACAATCAGCATAAGAACGTCTGGAGAAACCCTGGAAATATTATCAGAGGGTTGCACAGAAGCATTGCTTCCTTCAAAGGATTGCCCAAGCTCCAGGGAATGTTCAGATGAAGTTGAACTGGCTCATGCTGGATCTGAGGGAAAACAAAAG GTGCCGTTCCTAGAGAAGATTAAGCAGCAAGTTGAGATACTTATGGAAAAGATTGACCTGAAGAAGGTGTTTGCCCCATCTACTATTGGAGTG ATTGTTGGTTTCTTCATTGGATTAATCTCTCCAATCCGAAAGCTAATTATTGGTGATAGTGCTCCTCTTCATGTGATTGAGAGTTCTGCATATTTTGTGGG GGAGGCAGCAGTCCCATCTACCACCTTGATAATGGGAGCAAACCTTCTTAAAG GTTTAAAAGGGTCAGACGTTAGCATTGTTGTGATTTTAGGGATTATGGCAGTTCGGTATATTGCTTTGCCTCTGTTGGGTGTTGTTGTTGTTAAAGCTGCACATCATTTTGGCCTGGTGGGATCAAATTCATTATTCCAGTTTGTTCTTATGCTTCAATATGCACTTCCACCTGCCATGAGCACTG ATGGGTCACTGGTTTATAGTGGGCATTCATGTAGGAGCCTCTCG GTACAATGA
- the LOC100249991 gene encoding protein PIN-LIKES 1 isoform X7: MGFLSLFVVALVPILKVLLVTGVGLLIALERIDLLGANARRNLNAIVFYVFNPALVSSNLAKTITFSSLVTMWFMPVNILLTFVIGSALGWVLIKITRTPQHLQGLVLGCCSAAICEEEDNPFGDSDCSTNGEAYASLSLAIGAIGIWSYVYTIMRISANKCKKEINLDDSTISIRTSGETLEILSEGCTEALLPSKDCPSSRECSDEVELAHAGSEGKQKVPFLEKIKQQVEILMEKIDLKKVFAPSTIGVIVGFFIGLISPIRKLIIGDSAPLHVIESSAYFVGEAAVPSTTLIMGANLLKGLKGSDVSIVVILGIMAVRYIALPLLGVVVVKAAHHFGLVGSNSLFQFVLMLQYALPPAMSTDGSLVYSGHSCRSLSVQ; this comes from the exons ATGGGATTCCTGAGTCTTTTTGTTGTGGCACTAGTGCCAATTCTCAAAGTGCTCTTGGTTACCGGCGTTGGTTTGCTCATTGCCTTGGAACGTATTGATCTCTTGGGGGCAAATGCACGGCGTAATCTGAATGCT ATCGTTTTTTATGTATTCAATCCGGCACTCGTATCTAGCAACCTGGCTAAAACAATTACATTTAGCAGTTTGGTTACGAT GTGGTTCATGCCGGTCAATATACTTCTGACTTTTGTCATTGGCTCAGCACTAGGATGGGTACTTATAAAAATCACCAGAACTCCCCAACATCTGCAAGGCCTTGTGCTTGGCTGTTGTTCTGCAG CAATCTGTGAGGAGGAAGACAACCCCTTTGGAGATTCTGACTGCTCTACAAATGGGGAAGCTTATGCTTCCCTTTCTTTGGCG ATAGGTGCTATTGGCATTTGGTCTTATGTGTATACCATTATGAGGATATCTGCAAATAAGtgcaaaaaagaaatcaatttagATGACTCCACAATCAGCATAAGAACGTCTGGAGAAACCCTGGAAATATTATCAGAGGGTTGCACAGAAGCATTGCTTCCTTCAAAGGATTGCCCAAGCTCCAGGGAATGTTCAGATGAAGTTGAACTGGCTCATGCTGGATCTGAGGGAAAACAAAAG GTGCCGTTCCTAGAGAAGATTAAGCAGCAAGTTGAGATACTTATGGAAAAGATTGACCTGAAGAAGGTGTTTGCCCCATCTACTATTGGAGTG ATTGTTGGTTTCTTCATTGGATTAATCTCTCCAATCCGAAAGCTAATTATTGGTGATAGTGCTCCTCTTCATGTGATTGAGAGTTCTGCATATTTTGTGGG GGAGGCAGCAGTCCCATCTACCACCTTGATAATGGGAGCAAACCTTCTTAAAG GTTTAAAAGGGTCAGACGTTAGCATTGTTGTGATTTTAGGGATTATGGCAGTTCGGTATATTGCTTTGCCTCTGTTGGGTGTTGTTGTTGTTAAAGCTGCACATCATTTTGGCCTGGTGGGATCAAATTCATTATTCCAGTTTGTTCTTATGCTTCAATATGCACTTCCACCTGCCATGAGCACTG ATGGGTCACTGGTTTATAGTGGGCATTCATGTAGGAGCCTCTCG GTACAATGA
- the LOC100249991 gene encoding protein PIN-LIKES 3 isoform X3: MGFLSLFVVALVPILKVLLVTGVGLLIALERIDLLGANARRNLNAIVFYVFNPALVSSNLAKTITFSSLVTMWFMPVNILLTFVIGSALGWVLIKITRTPQHLQGLVLGCCSAGNLGNLLLIIIPAICEEEDNPFGDSDCSTNGEAYASLSLAIGAIGIWSYVYTIMRISANKCKKEINLDDSTISIRTSGETLEILSEGCTEALLPSKDCPSSRECSDEVELAHAGSEGKQKVPFLEKIKQQVEILMEKIDLKKVFAPSTIGVIVGFFIGLISPIRKLIIGDSAPLHVIESSAYFVGEAAVPSTTLIMGANLLKGLKGSDVSIVVILGIMAVRYIALPLLGVVVVKAAHHFGLVGSNSLFQFVLMLQYALPPAMSTGTMSQLFEFGQSECSVIMLWTYAVAAFSLTLWSSFFMWLVS, translated from the exons ATGGGATTCCTGAGTCTTTTTGTTGTGGCACTAGTGCCAATTCTCAAAGTGCTCTTGGTTACCGGCGTTGGTTTGCTCATTGCCTTGGAACGTATTGATCTCTTGGGGGCAAATGCACGGCGTAATCTGAATGCT ATCGTTTTTTATGTATTCAATCCGGCACTCGTATCTAGCAACCTGGCTAAAACAATTACATTTAGCAGTTTGGTTACGAT GTGGTTCATGCCGGTCAATATACTTCTGACTTTTGTCATTGGCTCAGCACTAGGATGGGTACTTATAAAAATCACCAGAACTCCCCAACATCTGCAAGGCCTTGTGCTTGGCTGTTGTTCTGCAG GAAATTTGGGGAACTTGCTTCTTATTATCATCCCAGCAATCTGTGAGGAGGAAGACAACCCCTTTGGAGATTCTGACTGCTCTACAAATGGGGAAGCTTATGCTTCCCTTTCTTTGGCG ATAGGTGCTATTGGCATTTGGTCTTATGTGTATACCATTATGAGGATATCTGCAAATAAGtgcaaaaaagaaatcaatttagATGACTCCACAATCAGCATAAGAACGTCTGGAGAAACCCTGGAAATATTATCAGAGGGTTGCACAGAAGCATTGCTTCCTTCAAAGGATTGCCCAAGCTCCAGGGAATGTTCAGATGAAGTTGAACTGGCTCATGCTGGATCTGAGGGAAAACAAAAG GTGCCGTTCCTAGAGAAGATTAAGCAGCAAGTTGAGATACTTATGGAAAAGATTGACCTGAAGAAGGTGTTTGCCCCATCTACTATTGGAGTG ATTGTTGGTTTCTTCATTGGATTAATCTCTCCAATCCGAAAGCTAATTATTGGTGATAGTGCTCCTCTTCATGTGATTGAGAGTTCTGCATATTTTGTGGG GGAGGCAGCAGTCCCATCTACCACCTTGATAATGGGAGCAAACCTTCTTAAAG GTTTAAAAGGGTCAGACGTTAGCATTGTTGTGATTTTAGGGATTATGGCAGTTCGGTATATTGCTTTGCCTCTGTTGGGTGTTGTTGTTGTTAAAGCTGCACATCATTTTGGCCTGGTGGGATCAAATTCATTATTCCAGTTTGTTCTTATGCTTCAATATGCACTTCCACCTGCCATGAGCACTG GTACAATGAGCCAGTTGTTTGAGTTTGGTCAAAGTGAATGTTCGGTTATCATGCTATGGACTTATGCGGTTGCAGCATTCAGTCTGACACTCTGGTCTAGCTTCTTCATGTGGCTTGTATCTTGA
- the LOC100249991 gene encoding protein PIN-LIKES 3 isoform X8 — protein sequence MWFMPVNILLTFVIGSALGWVLIKITRTPQHLQGLVLGCCSAGNLGNLLLIIIPAICEEEDNPFGDSDCSTNGEAYASLSLAIGAIGIWSYVYTIMRISANKCKKEINLDDSTISIRTSGETLEILSEGCTEALLPSKDCPSSRECSDEVELAHAGSEGKQKVPFLEKIKQQVEILMEKIDLKKVFAPSTIGVIVGFFIGLISPIRKLIIGDSAPLHVIESSAYFVGEAAVPSTTLIMGANLLKGLKGSDVSIVVILGIMAVRYIALPLLGVVVVKAAHHFGLVGSNSLFQFVLMLQYALPPAMSTGTMSQLFEFGQSECSVIMLWTYAVAAFSLTLWSSFFMWLVS from the exons AT GTGGTTCATGCCGGTCAATATACTTCTGACTTTTGTCATTGGCTCAGCACTAGGATGGGTACTTATAAAAATCACCAGAACTCCCCAACATCTGCAAGGCCTTGTGCTTGGCTGTTGTTCTGCAG GAAATTTGGGGAACTTGCTTCTTATTATCATCCCAGCAATCTGTGAGGAGGAAGACAACCCCTTTGGAGATTCTGACTGCTCTACAAATGGGGAAGCTTATGCTTCCCTTTCTTTGGCG ATAGGTGCTATTGGCATTTGGTCTTATGTGTATACCATTATGAGGATATCTGCAAATAAGtgcaaaaaagaaatcaatttagATGACTCCACAATCAGCATAAGAACGTCTGGAGAAACCCTGGAAATATTATCAGAGGGTTGCACAGAAGCATTGCTTCCTTCAAAGGATTGCCCAAGCTCCAGGGAATGTTCAGATGAAGTTGAACTGGCTCATGCTGGATCTGAGGGAAAACAAAAG GTGCCGTTCCTAGAGAAGATTAAGCAGCAAGTTGAGATACTTATGGAAAAGATTGACCTGAAGAAGGTGTTTGCCCCATCTACTATTGGAGTG ATTGTTGGTTTCTTCATTGGATTAATCTCTCCAATCCGAAAGCTAATTATTGGTGATAGTGCTCCTCTTCATGTGATTGAGAGTTCTGCATATTTTGTGGG GGAGGCAGCAGTCCCATCTACCACCTTGATAATGGGAGCAAACCTTCTTAAAG GTTTAAAAGGGTCAGACGTTAGCATTGTTGTGATTTTAGGGATTATGGCAGTTCGGTATATTGCTTTGCCTCTGTTGGGTGTTGTTGTTGTTAAAGCTGCACATCATTTTGGCCTGGTGGGATCAAATTCATTATTCCAGTTTGTTCTTATGCTTCAATATGCACTTCCACCTGCCATGAGCACTG GTACAATGAGCCAGTTGTTTGAGTTTGGTCAAAGTGAATGTTCGGTTATCATGCTATGGACTTATGCGGTTGCAGCATTCAGTCTGACACTCTGGTCTAGCTTCTTCATGTGGCTTGTATCTTGA
- the LOC100249991 gene encoding protein PIN-LIKES 3 isoform X1, translated as MSIEAIHTFLLLPFGFYKSFSREREKGCISGTVEDRRAFRREPRRHDHLFRLSQTPHQIVFYVFNPALVSSNLAKTITFSSLVTMWFMPVNILLTFVIGSALGWVLIKITRTPQHLQGLVLGCCSAGNLGNLLLIIIPAICEEEDNPFGDSDCSTNGEAYASLSLAIGAIGIWSYVYTIMRISANKCKKEINLDDSTISIRTSGETLEILSEGCTEALLPSKDCPSSRECSDEVELAHAGSEGKQKVPFLEKIKQQVEILMEKIDLKKVFAPSTIGVIVGFFIGLISPIRKLIIGDSAPLHVIESSAYFVGEAAVPSTTLIMGANLLKGLKGSDVSIVVILGIMAVRYIALPLLGVVVVKAAHHFGLVGSNSLFQFVLMLQYALPPAMSTGTMSQLFEFGQSECSVIMLWTYAVAAFSLTLWSSFFMWLVS; from the exons ATGTCCATAGAAGCCATTCACACTTTCTTGCTACTGCCTTTTGGATTTTACAAATCTTTTagtagagaaagagagaaagggtGTATAAGTGGGACCGTGGAAGACCGAAGAGCCTTTAGAAGAGAACCCCGTCGCCACGACCACCTCTTTCGCCTCTCACAAACACCACATCAA ATCGTTTTTTATGTATTCAATCCGGCACTCGTATCTAGCAACCTGGCTAAAACAATTACATTTAGCAGTTTGGTTACGAT GTGGTTCATGCCGGTCAATATACTTCTGACTTTTGTCATTGGCTCAGCACTAGGATGGGTACTTATAAAAATCACCAGAACTCCCCAACATCTGCAAGGCCTTGTGCTTGGCTGTTGTTCTGCAG GAAATTTGGGGAACTTGCTTCTTATTATCATCCCAGCAATCTGTGAGGAGGAAGACAACCCCTTTGGAGATTCTGACTGCTCTACAAATGGGGAAGCTTATGCTTCCCTTTCTTTGGCG ATAGGTGCTATTGGCATTTGGTCTTATGTGTATACCATTATGAGGATATCTGCAAATAAGtgcaaaaaagaaatcaatttagATGACTCCACAATCAGCATAAGAACGTCTGGAGAAACCCTGGAAATATTATCAGAGGGTTGCACAGAAGCATTGCTTCCTTCAAAGGATTGCCCAAGCTCCAGGGAATGTTCAGATGAAGTTGAACTGGCTCATGCTGGATCTGAGGGAAAACAAAAG GTGCCGTTCCTAGAGAAGATTAAGCAGCAAGTTGAGATACTTATGGAAAAGATTGACCTGAAGAAGGTGTTTGCCCCATCTACTATTGGAGTG ATTGTTGGTTTCTTCATTGGATTAATCTCTCCAATCCGAAAGCTAATTATTGGTGATAGTGCTCCTCTTCATGTGATTGAGAGTTCTGCATATTTTGTGGG GGAGGCAGCAGTCCCATCTACCACCTTGATAATGGGAGCAAACCTTCTTAAAG GTTTAAAAGGGTCAGACGTTAGCATTGTTGTGATTTTAGGGATTATGGCAGTTCGGTATATTGCTTTGCCTCTGTTGGGTGTTGTTGTTGTTAAAGCTGCACATCATTTTGGCCTGGTGGGATCAAATTCATTATTCCAGTTTGTTCTTATGCTTCAATATGCACTTCCACCTGCCATGAGCACTG GTACAATGAGCCAGTTGTTTGAGTTTGGTCAAAGTGAATGTTCGGTTATCATGCTATGGACTTATGCGGTTGCAGCATTCAGTCTGACACTCTGGTCTAGCTTCTTCATGTGGCTTGTATCTTGA
- the LOC100249991 gene encoding protein PIN-LIKES 3 isoform X2 codes for MSIEAIHTFLLLPFGFYKSFSREREKGCISGTVEDRRAFRREPRRHDHLFRLSQTPHQIVFYVFNPALVSSNLAKTITFSSLVTMWFMPVNILLTFVIGSALGWVLIKITRTPQHLQGLVLGCCSAAICEEEDNPFGDSDCSTNGEAYASLSLAIGAIGIWSYVYTIMRISANKCKKEINLDDSTISIRTSGETLEILSEGCTEALLPSKDCPSSRECSDEVELAHAGSEGKQKVPFLEKIKQQVEILMEKIDLKKVFAPSTIGVIVGFFIGLISPIRKLIIGDSAPLHVIESSAYFVGEAAVPSTTLIMGANLLKGLKGSDVSIVVILGIMAVRYIALPLLGVVVVKAAHHFGLVGSNSLFQFVLMLQYALPPAMSTGTMSQLFEFGQSECSVIMLWTYAVAAFSLTLWSSFFMWLVS; via the exons ATGTCCATAGAAGCCATTCACACTTTCTTGCTACTGCCTTTTGGATTTTACAAATCTTTTagtagagaaagagagaaagggtGTATAAGTGGGACCGTGGAAGACCGAAGAGCCTTTAGAAGAGAACCCCGTCGCCACGACCACCTCTTTCGCCTCTCACAAACACCACATCAA ATCGTTTTTTATGTATTCAATCCGGCACTCGTATCTAGCAACCTGGCTAAAACAATTACATTTAGCAGTTTGGTTACGAT GTGGTTCATGCCGGTCAATATACTTCTGACTTTTGTCATTGGCTCAGCACTAGGATGGGTACTTATAAAAATCACCAGAACTCCCCAACATCTGCAAGGCCTTGTGCTTGGCTGTTGTTCTGCAG CAATCTGTGAGGAGGAAGACAACCCCTTTGGAGATTCTGACTGCTCTACAAATGGGGAAGCTTATGCTTCCCTTTCTTTGGCG ATAGGTGCTATTGGCATTTGGTCTTATGTGTATACCATTATGAGGATATCTGCAAATAAGtgcaaaaaagaaatcaatttagATGACTCCACAATCAGCATAAGAACGTCTGGAGAAACCCTGGAAATATTATCAGAGGGTTGCACAGAAGCATTGCTTCCTTCAAAGGATTGCCCAAGCTCCAGGGAATGTTCAGATGAAGTTGAACTGGCTCATGCTGGATCTGAGGGAAAACAAAAG GTGCCGTTCCTAGAGAAGATTAAGCAGCAAGTTGAGATACTTATGGAAAAGATTGACCTGAAGAAGGTGTTTGCCCCATCTACTATTGGAGTG ATTGTTGGTTTCTTCATTGGATTAATCTCTCCAATCCGAAAGCTAATTATTGGTGATAGTGCTCCTCTTCATGTGATTGAGAGTTCTGCATATTTTGTGGG GGAGGCAGCAGTCCCATCTACCACCTTGATAATGGGAGCAAACCTTCTTAAAG GTTTAAAAGGGTCAGACGTTAGCATTGTTGTGATTTTAGGGATTATGGCAGTTCGGTATATTGCTTTGCCTCTGTTGGGTGTTGTTGTTGTTAAAGCTGCACATCATTTTGGCCTGGTGGGATCAAATTCATTATTCCAGTTTGTTCTTATGCTTCAATATGCACTTCCACCTGCCATGAGCACTG GTACAATGAGCCAGTTGTTTGAGTTTGGTCAAAGTGAATGTTCGGTTATCATGCTATGGACTTATGCGGTTGCAGCATTCAGTCTGACACTCTGGTCTAGCTTCTTCATGTGGCTTGTATCTTGA
- the LOC100249991 gene encoding protein PIN-LIKES 3 isoform X4 gives MSIEAIHTFLLLPFGFYKSFSREREKGCISGTVEDRRAFRREPRRHDHLFRLSQTPHQIVFYVFNPALVSSNLAKTITFSSLVTMWFMPVNILLTFVIGSALGWVLIKITRTPQHLQGLVLGCCSAGNLGNLLLIIIPAICEEEDNPFGDSDCSTNGEAYASLSLAIGAIGIWSYVYTIMRISANKCKKEINLDDSTISIRTSGETLEILSEGCTEALLPSKDCPSSRECSDEVELAHAGSEGKQKVPFLEKIKQQVEILMEKIDLKKVFAPSTIGVIVGFFIGLISPIRKLIIGDSAPLHVIESSAYFVGEAAVPSTTLIMGANLLKGLKGSDVSIVVILGIMAVRYIALPLLGVVVVKAAHHFGLVGSNSLFQFVLMLQYALPPAMSTDGSLVYSGHSCRSLSVQ, from the exons ATGTCCATAGAAGCCATTCACACTTTCTTGCTACTGCCTTTTGGATTTTACAAATCTTTTagtagagaaagagagaaagggtGTATAAGTGGGACCGTGGAAGACCGAAGAGCCTTTAGAAGAGAACCCCGTCGCCACGACCACCTCTTTCGCCTCTCACAAACACCACATCAA ATCGTTTTTTATGTATTCAATCCGGCACTCGTATCTAGCAACCTGGCTAAAACAATTACATTTAGCAGTTTGGTTACGAT GTGGTTCATGCCGGTCAATATACTTCTGACTTTTGTCATTGGCTCAGCACTAGGATGGGTACTTATAAAAATCACCAGAACTCCCCAACATCTGCAAGGCCTTGTGCTTGGCTGTTGTTCTGCAG GAAATTTGGGGAACTTGCTTCTTATTATCATCCCAGCAATCTGTGAGGAGGAAGACAACCCCTTTGGAGATTCTGACTGCTCTACAAATGGGGAAGCTTATGCTTCCCTTTCTTTGGCG ATAGGTGCTATTGGCATTTGGTCTTATGTGTATACCATTATGAGGATATCTGCAAATAAGtgcaaaaaagaaatcaatttagATGACTCCACAATCAGCATAAGAACGTCTGGAGAAACCCTGGAAATATTATCAGAGGGTTGCACAGAAGCATTGCTTCCTTCAAAGGATTGCCCAAGCTCCAGGGAATGTTCAGATGAAGTTGAACTGGCTCATGCTGGATCTGAGGGAAAACAAAAG GTGCCGTTCCTAGAGAAGATTAAGCAGCAAGTTGAGATACTTATGGAAAAGATTGACCTGAAGAAGGTGTTTGCCCCATCTACTATTGGAGTG ATTGTTGGTTTCTTCATTGGATTAATCTCTCCAATCCGAAAGCTAATTATTGGTGATAGTGCTCCTCTTCATGTGATTGAGAGTTCTGCATATTTTGTGGG GGAGGCAGCAGTCCCATCTACCACCTTGATAATGGGAGCAAACCTTCTTAAAG GTTTAAAAGGGTCAGACGTTAGCATTGTTGTGATTTTAGGGATTATGGCAGTTCGGTATATTGCTTTGCCTCTGTTGGGTGTTGTTGTTGTTAAAGCTGCACATCATTTTGGCCTGGTGGGATCAAATTCATTATTCCAGTTTGTTCTTATGCTTCAATATGCACTTCCACCTGCCATGAGCACTG ATGGGTCACTGGTTTATAGTGGGCATTCATGTAGGAGCCTCTCG GTACAATGA